Proteins from one Arthrobacter sp. Soc17.1.1.1 genomic window:
- a CDS encoding S8 family serine peptidase → MSKWNRRAGRAALATLTGIVLAAGTVTAAPAAEKAPQEEPTAQGLGSLARPDLKISQDLQARSGQVSVFVQFEGAGAFEQTQPAEVRSGLTAPVPKVAEVQGIRAGIEARAAQVAADAGATSLYTTTDTLPGVALTGDAGRIRALAGRADVRKITGIVPKTLDNKGGVMDTGALASWAQRDRTGKGVTIAVLDTGLDYTHAGFGGPGTLEAFATAKASATLPDESSGLYDPAKFIGGYDLVGDAYNADPASPTYDPVAVPDGNPLDCESHGSHVSGTAAGYGVNEDGTTFRGDYSSLTAEQVNAMRIGPGTAPEAGLVSLRVFGCEGSSELVGLALDYVLDPNQDGDFSDRASIVNMSLGSSFPAYDDPEIDIVNSLTDQGILSVVSSGNGGDVFDNGGTPGSAGSALTVANSIGSQVTLDGVDVLAPADVAGRAAGQYSADFTGYATATEAQLTGDVVAAPAANRFGCTPFDPGSLAGRWVWLQWEENGAMPCGSRIRFDNAQAAGAAGVVLDSPRSVFAAGIAGNAGIPGVQFNAASSDRLRPAATAGTLRIRLAAGLQGTSTGASNALDTLSASSSRGVHGSNGVVKPDVAAPGTSIGSVQVGTGNLPSVKTGTSMAAPNVAGIAALVMAATGYDPSQVKSVIMNTATHDLLTAGGVVHAPNRTGSGRVDALDALTATSLAYASEDPALTTVGFGVLEVGADPLALTRQITVENRSDAPVRYTAEYLAATTMPGVAIAVTATGSATATADIPADGSATFDVVLSIADPTQLAKTLDPAAERVQLGLPRQYIADASGRVQFTSDTASTLRVPVHAAPKPTADLSAGTALAFDTPADLEADLAFTGRGLLQGGADSLYASVASPFVLGAESPRQESLPLESLYALDLKSVGASSTVPGVVAAGGTALDGTLSFGISTWANWNTLSSAPQLIVEIDTDNNGEPEFLARTGRAANVDLVLFNVYPVGDDGSVGAVAVGGSAANNVAGDVDTNLLDTNVVTLPLPVAALGLDPAAGAISYRVSTSSAFSVDESGAAVPVDETDWIPFSVTQPALWFEGTTSDTSFIVADGSILRVHRTAGDTTARALFLHHHNPSGDRDEILGVASD, encoded by the coding sequence ATGAGCAAGTGGAACCGTCGGGCCGGAAGGGCAGCGCTCGCAACGCTCACCGGCATCGTCCTGGCAGCGGGTACGGTGACCGCCGCCCCGGCCGCAGAGAAGGCGCCGCAGGAGGAGCCCACCGCACAGGGACTCGGCTCGCTCGCCCGCCCGGACCTCAAGATCTCGCAGGACCTGCAGGCCCGGAGCGGGCAGGTCTCGGTCTTCGTCCAGTTCGAGGGTGCAGGAGCGTTCGAGCAGACCCAGCCGGCGGAGGTGCGTTCCGGTCTCACCGCGCCCGTGCCGAAGGTCGCCGAGGTGCAGGGCATCCGGGCCGGCATCGAGGCGCGGGCGGCGCAGGTCGCCGCCGACGCCGGAGCAACCAGCCTGTACACCACCACCGACACACTCCCCGGCGTCGCCCTCACCGGTGACGCGGGCCGGATCCGCGCCCTGGCCGGCCGCGCCGACGTCCGGAAGATCACCGGGATCGTCCCCAAGACCCTCGACAACAAGGGCGGCGTGATGGACACCGGTGCCCTCGCGTCCTGGGCCCAGCGGGACCGGACGGGAAAGGGCGTCACCATCGCCGTCCTCGACACCGGACTGGACTACACGCACGCCGGCTTCGGTGGGCCCGGCACCCTCGAGGCGTTCGCCACGGCCAAGGCGTCCGCCACCCTCCCGGACGAGTCCTCCGGCCTCTACGACCCCGCGAAGTTCATCGGTGGCTACGACCTCGTGGGGGACGCCTACAACGCGGATCCGGCGTCACCGACCTACGACCCGGTCGCCGTTCCCGACGGCAACCCCCTCGACTGCGAGAGCCACGGCTCCCACGTCTCCGGGACGGCCGCCGGCTACGGGGTGAACGAGGACGGCACCACGTTCCGCGGCGACTACTCGAGCCTCACCGCCGAGCAGGTCAACGCCATGCGCATCGGCCCGGGCACCGCGCCGGAGGCAGGGCTCGTCAGTCTCCGCGTCTTCGGGTGCGAGGGATCGAGCGAACTCGTCGGCCTCGCCCTGGACTACGTCCTCGACCCGAACCAGGACGGCGACTTCTCGGACCGCGCGAGCATCGTCAACATGTCCCTCGGGTCGAGTTTCCCCGCGTACGACGACCCCGAGATCGACATCGTCAACAGCCTGACCGACCAGGGCATCCTGTCCGTCGTCTCGTCCGGCAACGGCGGGGACGTCTTCGACAACGGCGGCACCCCCGGCAGCGCGGGATCGGCCCTGACCGTCGCCAACTCGATCGGGTCCCAGGTCACCCTCGACGGGGTGGACGTCCTCGCCCCGGCCGACGTCGCCGGCCGCGCCGCCGGCCAGTACAGCGCGGACTTCACCGGCTACGCGACGGCCACCGAGGCGCAGCTGACGGGCGACGTCGTCGCAGCGCCCGCTGCCAACAGGTTCGGCTGCACACCCTTCGACCCGGGGTCCCTCGCGGGCAGGTGGGTCTGGCTGCAGTGGGAGGAGAACGGGGCGATGCCCTGCGGCTCACGCATCCGGTTCGACAACGCGCAGGCCGCCGGTGCCGCAGGCGTCGTCCTCGACTCGCCCCGGTCGGTCTTCGCGGCCGGTATCGCCGGCAACGCGGGGATCCCCGGCGTGCAGTTCAACGCGGCGTCCTCCGACAGGCTCCGGCCCGCCGCCACCGCGGGCACGCTCCGGATCCGCCTCGCGGCCGGACTCCAGGGCACCTCGACCGGGGCGTCGAACGCGCTCGACACCCTGAGCGCCAGCTCGTCGCGCGGCGTCCACGGTTCCAACGGCGTGGTCAAGCCCGACGTCGCGGCACCCGGCACGTCCATCGGCTCGGTGCAGGTCGGAACGGGGAACCTGCCGTCCGTGAAGACGGGCACCTCCATGGCCGCTCCGAACGTCGCCGGCATCGCCGCGCTCGTCATGGCCGCCACGGGCTACGACCCCTCGCAGGTCAAGAGCGTCATCATGAACACGGCGACGCACGACCTCCTCACGGCCGGCGGCGTCGTCCACGCCCCGAACCGCACCGGGTCCGGGCGCGTCGACGCACTCGACGCCCTGACGGCGACGTCGCTCGCCTACGCCTCCGAGGACCCCGCGCTGACCACGGTGGGCTTCGGCGTCCTCGAGGTCGGCGCCGACCCCCTCGCGCTGACCCGGCAGATCACCGTCGAGAACCGTTCGGACGCCCCGGTGCGCTACACGGCCGAGTACCTCGCGGCCACCACCATGCCCGGCGTCGCCATCGCGGTCACCGCCACCGGCAGCGCCACCGCCACGGCGGACATCCCGGCGGACGGCTCGGCGACGTTCGACGTCGTGCTGAGCATCGCCGATCCGACGCAACTGGCCAAGACCCTCGACCCCGCCGCCGAGCGGGTGCAGCTCGGACTCCCGCGCCAGTACATCGCGGACGCCTCGGGGCGCGTGCAGTTCACCAGCGACACCGCGTCGACGCTCCGGGTCCCCGTCCATGCGGCGCCGAAGCCGACCGCGGACCTCAGCGCCGGCACGGCGCTCGCCTTCGACACCCCGGCCGACCTCGAGGCCGATCTCGCGTTCACGGGCCGCGGCCTGCTGCAGGGCGGCGCCGACTCGCTGTACGCATCGGTCGCCTCCCCGTTCGTCCTCGGCGCCGAGAGCCCCCGCCAGGAGTCGCTGCCGCTCGAGTCGCTGTACGCCCTCGACCTGAAGTCCGTGGGTGCATCGTCGACCGTCCCCGGCGTGGTGGCGGCCGGCGGCACCGCCCTCGACGGCACCCTGTCCTTCGGGATCAGCACGTGGGCCAACTGGAACACCCTCTCGAGTGCGCCCCAGCTCATCGTCGAGATCGACACCGACAACAACGGCGAGCCCGAGTTCCTCGCACGGACCGGCCGCGCGGCGAACGTCGACCTGGTCCTGTTCAACGTGTACCCGGTGGGCGACGACGGATCGGTCGGGGCCGTCGCCGTGGGCGGCAGTGCGGCCAACAACGTGGCCGGCGATGTCGACACGAACCTGCTCGACACGAACGTGGTGACCCTGCCGCTCCCGGTGGCGGCGCTGGGCCTCGATCCGGCGGCGGGCGCCATCTCCTACCGCGTGAGCACCTCGAGCGCGTTCAGCGTCGACGAGTCGGGCGCTGCGGTCCCGGTGGACGAGACGGACTGGATCCCGTTCAGCGTCACGCAGCCGGCACTCTGGTTCGAGGGGACCACCTCGGACACCAGCTTCATCGTGGCCGACGGGTCGATCCTGCGGGTGCATCGGACGGCGGGGGACACGACCGCGCGGGCCCTGTTCCTGCACCACCACAACCCGTCCGGGGACCGCGACGAGATCCTGGGCGTCGCGTCCGACTGA
- a CDS encoding asparaginase, whose amino-acid sequence MPSTFTTADAVDFAVLERNGFIESRHVGAAVVLAADGTVVTELGDITSPVFPRSTLKPFQALASMKAGVPLRGPQVALAAASHVASDRHMDVVRTMLDAAGVTEDDLQCPADWPQDEEARNGLVREGKGRQRIAFNCSGKHAAFLWACTENGWDTATYLEPTHPLQRSVASVIEEYTDETVAAWAVDGCGAPVAAVSLTGLARGIGRIAKAPSDKHADARAATIATAMLDYPWAVHGEGRENSVVMEDLGVIAKSGAEGVLVLAAPTGASLALKVLDGNSRAATLVGLTLLAASGAIDAGKVGEVLAKVVPPVLGGGRPVGSLRLAAPVLALLD is encoded by the coding sequence ATGCCCTCCACCTTCACTACGGCCGATGCCGTGGACTTCGCCGTCCTCGAACGCAACGGTTTCATCGAGTCCCGCCACGTGGGCGCCGCCGTCGTCCTGGCTGCCGACGGCACCGTCGTGACCGAACTCGGGGACATCACGAGCCCGGTCTTCCCGCGCTCCACCCTCAAGCCCTTCCAGGCGCTCGCGAGCATGAAGGCGGGCGTACCGCTGCGCGGCCCCCAGGTGGCGCTCGCCGCGGCGAGCCATGTGGCCAGTGACCGCCACATGGACGTGGTGCGCACCATGCTCGACGCCGCCGGCGTCACCGAGGACGACCTCCAGTGCCCCGCGGACTGGCCCCAGGACGAGGAGGCCCGCAACGGCCTCGTCCGGGAGGGCAAGGGCAGGCAGCGCATCGCGTTCAACTGCTCGGGCAAGCACGCCGCCTTCCTCTGGGCGTGCACGGAGAACGGCTGGGACACCGCGACCTACCTCGAGCCCACGCACCCGCTGCAGCGGTCCGTGGCCTCGGTCATCGAGGAGTACACGGACGAGACCGTGGCGGCCTGGGCCGTGGACGGCTGCGGCGCACCCGTGGCCGCCGTCTCGCTGACGGGCCTCGCGCGCGGTATCGGCAGGATCGCCAAGGCCCCCTCGGACAAGCACGCGGACGCGCGGGCGGCGACGATCGCGACCGCGATGCTCGACTACCCCTGGGCCGTGCACGGCGAGGGCCGGGAGAACTCGGTGGTCATGGAGGATCTCGGGGTCATCGCCAAGAGCGGGGCGGAGGGCGTCCTCGTCCTGGCCGCGCCGACCGGGGCGTCGCTGGCGCTGAAGGTCCTCGACGGCAACTCGCGGGCGGCGACACTCGTGGGACTGACCCTCCTCGCCGCCTCCGGCGCGATCGACGCCGGGAAGGTGGGCGAGGTGCTCGCCAAGGTGGTCCCGCCGGTCCTCGGCGGCGGGCGACCCGTCGGCAGCCTGCGGCTCGCCGCCCCCGTCCTGGCGCTGCTCGACTAG
- a CDS encoding sterol carrier family protein — translation MARRRITAEDGHRALARVADGSAARAELATAVRFALEELAELAPGNSVEVRVPPFGVTQCVEGPRHTRGTPPNVVETDAATWLALVTGGTDWPAAVAAGKVAASGQRADLSAWLPLFGHRA, via the coding sequence GTGGCACGGCGACGCATCACCGCTGAGGACGGCCACCGGGCCCTCGCGCGGGTGGCCGACGGTTCGGCGGCCCGGGCGGAGCTGGCCACCGCGGTGCGCTTCGCCCTCGAGGAGCTCGCCGAGCTGGCGCCCGGCAACAGCGTGGAGGTCCGGGTACCGCCCTTCGGCGTGACCCAGTGCGTCGAGGGACCCCGCCACACGCGGGGAACTCCCCCGAACGTCGTCGAGACGGATGCGGCCACCTGGCTCGCCCTGGTCACCGGTGGGACGGACTGGCCGGCGGCGGTCGCCGCCGGCAAGGTGGCGGCCTCCGGACAGCGCGCCGACCTCAGCGCATGGCTCCCCCTCTTCGGTCACCGCGCGTGA
- a CDS encoding DUF2079 domain-containing protein — translation MAATGDSGTGADRAGSTARARGSGVTGAEDRLRRLRTRTSAAVRRQPAAAWLTGLAAAALYTVFSVTQWNQLGSPSWDLGIFTQLAKAYAGLGAPIVPIKGEGFNLLGDHFHPLLVLLAPAYALAPSGLTLLIVQDLLFGLSVAVVARAGMRLIGPRSGVAVGIAYALSWGLQSAVAAQFHEIAFAVPLLALSLEAVLMRRVLPAVVWGGLLVFVKEDLGLTVMALGLVLAWRLRTVAGLWLTAWGALWLIVSVRLVLPALNAAGQYDYSDRIDVGAMLGDPAGAVVGLVSGAAKYETLLLLLLAGGLLFLRSPLGLVLVPTLLWRFASNEEWYWGPEWHYSAVLMPVLFLALVDGVRLLRGSPRGWIRTTALVGVPAAAVACLLLLPAQKFAVLADPATYRPSERWDAAHRMMELIPAGSTVESGVVLMAYLAPETRVYWLGNTNPAPDYLIVDADDWSWGAVRPGDAEAHAEQHYPGSDYTLVFSEAGYQLVRLER, via the coding sequence ATGGCGGCGACGGGTGATTCCGGGACGGGCGCGGACCGTGCCGGTTCGACGGCGCGTGCCCGCGGCTCAGGGGTGACGGGTGCGGAGGACCGCCTGCGGAGACTCCGCACCCGGACCTCGGCGGCGGTGCGCCGCCAGCCTGCCGCAGCGTGGCTGACCGGTCTCGCCGCAGCCGCCCTCTACACCGTCTTCTCCGTCACCCAGTGGAACCAGCTCGGCTCCCCGTCCTGGGACCTCGGGATCTTCACGCAGCTCGCCAAGGCCTACGCCGGGCTCGGCGCCCCGATCGTGCCGATCAAGGGCGAGGGCTTCAACCTCCTCGGCGACCACTTCCACCCGCTGCTCGTCCTGCTGGCGCCCGCCTACGCGCTCGCGCCGTCCGGCCTGACCCTCCTGATCGTCCAGGACCTCCTCTTCGGGCTGTCGGTGGCCGTGGTCGCGCGGGCGGGCATGCGGCTCATCGGGCCGAGGTCCGGTGTGGCCGTCGGGATCGCCTACGCCCTGTCCTGGGGCCTCCAGTCCGCGGTCGCCGCGCAGTTCCACGAGATCGCCTTCGCCGTCCCGCTCCTCGCCCTCAGCCTGGAGGCCGTCCTGATGCGGCGCGTGCTGCCCGCCGTCGTGTGGGGCGGTCTCCTCGTCTTCGTCAAGGAGGACCTCGGGCTGACCGTGATGGCGCTGGGGCTGGTGCTCGCCTGGCGGCTGCGGACGGTGGCCGGGCTGTGGCTGACCGCCTGGGGTGCCCTGTGGCTGATCGTCTCCGTCCGCCTGGTCCTGCCCGCCCTCAACGCCGCCGGGCAGTACGACTACTCGGACCGCATCGACGTGGGCGCGATGCTCGGCGATCCCGCGGGCGCCGTCGTCGGCCTCGTCTCCGGTGCCGCCAAGTACGAGACGCTGCTACTGCTACTGCTCGCCGGCGGGCTCCTGTTCCTGCGGTCCCCGCTCGGTCTCGTGCTCGTCCCGACGCTGCTGTGGCGGTTCGCGTCGAACGAGGAATGGTACTGGGGCCCCGAGTGGCACTACAGCGCGGTGCTCATGCCCGTGCTCTTCCTGGCCCTGGTGGACGGCGTCCGCCTCCTCCGGGGGAGCCCGCGCGGCTGGATCCGGACCACGGCGCTCGTCGGCGTCCCCGCCGCCGCCGTCGCCTGCCTCCTGCTCCTGCCGGCCCAGAAGTTCGCGGTCCTCGCCGACCCGGCGACCTACAGGCCGTCCGAGCGCTGGGATGCCGCACACCGCATGATGGAGCTCATCCCCGCCGGGTCCACGGTGGAGAGCGGGGTGGTGCTCATGGCGTACCTCGCGCCCGAGACGCGCGTGTACTGGCTGGGCAACACCAATCCGGCACCGGACTACCTGATCGTCGACGCCGACGACTGGAGCTGGGGCGCCGTCCGGCCGGGCGACGCCGAGGCGCACGCCGAACAGCACTATCCCGGGTCCGACTACACCCTCGTGTTCAGCGAGGCCGGCTACCAGCTCGTCCGGCTCGAACGCTGA
- the purF gene encoding amidophosphoribosyltransferase has translation MVRGDGQLSHDLLPGEKGPQDACGVFGVWAPGEEVAKLAYYGLYALQHRGQESAGIATSDGRRINVYKDMGLVSQVFDESTLNTLTGHIAVGHCRYSTTGSSHWANAQPTLGATAAGTVALAHNGNLTNSAELYQMVLARHGKPRAGEMAQGNTTDTALVTALLDGDDDRSLEQTALELLPSIRGAFCFVFMDEGTLYAARDAYGVRPLVLGRLERGWVVASEQAALATVGASFIREIEPGEFIAIDEDGVRSSRFAAPTAAGCVFEYVYLARPDAAIAGRSVYESRVEMGRQLARENSAVADIVIPVPESGTPAAVGFAEESGIPFAHGFVKNAYVGRTFIQPSQTLRQLGIRLKLNALESVIRGKRIIVVDDSIVRGNTQRAVVRMLREAGAAEVHVKISSPPVRWPCFYGIDFASRAELIANGAAIDEISKSIGADSLAYISEDGMIDATQQPRERLCTACFTGTYPIPLPDDDRLGKNLLERLDPADKAGATGCDPGPDAEFEAVLTDEDKKERV, from the coding sequence ATGGTGCGCGGTGACGGACAACTCTCCCACGATCTTCTCCCCGGCGAAAAAGGACCACAGGACGCCTGCGGCGTCTTCGGTGTCTGGGCCCCCGGTGAGGAGGTGGCGAAGCTCGCCTACTACGGCCTCTACGCGCTGCAGCACCGCGGCCAGGAGTCGGCGGGGATTGCCACGAGCGACGGTCGCCGGATCAACGTCTACAAGGACATGGGCCTCGTGTCCCAGGTCTTCGACGAGTCCACGCTGAACACGCTGACCGGGCACATCGCCGTCGGCCACTGCCGCTACTCCACCACCGGCTCGTCCCACTGGGCCAACGCGCAGCCCACCCTCGGGGCCACCGCCGCGGGCACCGTGGCCCTGGCCCACAACGGCAACCTCACCAATTCGGCCGAGCTCTACCAGATGGTCCTCGCCCGCCACGGCAAGCCCCGCGCCGGCGAGATGGCGCAGGGCAACACCACCGACACGGCCCTCGTGACCGCACTGCTCGACGGTGACGACGACCGCTCCCTGGAGCAGACCGCCCTCGAGCTGCTGCCGAGCATTCGCGGCGCCTTCTGCTTCGTCTTCATGGACGAGGGGACCCTGTACGCGGCGCGTGACGCCTACGGCGTCCGCCCCCTCGTCCTCGGCCGCCTCGAGCGCGGGTGGGTGGTCGCCTCCGAGCAGGCCGCACTGGCCACCGTGGGCGCGAGCTTCATCCGCGAGATCGAGCCCGGCGAGTTCATCGCCATCGACGAGGACGGCGTGCGCAGCAGCCGCTTCGCCGCCCCGACCGCCGCCGGCTGCGTCTTCGAGTACGTCTACCTGGCCCGGCCCGACGCCGCGATCGCCGGCCGCTCGGTCTACGAGTCCCGCGTCGAGATGGGCCGGCAGCTGGCCCGCGAGAACTCCGCCGTCGCGGACATCGTGATCCCGGTCCCCGAGTCCGGCACGCCGGCCGCCGTCGGCTTCGCCGAGGAGTCCGGCATCCCCTTCGCCCACGGCTTCGTGAAGAACGCCTACGTGGGCCGCACGTTCATCCAGCCCAGCCAGACGCTGCGCCAGCTCGGCATCCGCCTGAAGCTCAACGCCCTCGAGTCCGTCATCCGCGGCAAGCGCATCATCGTGGTGGACGATTCCATCGTCCGCGGCAACACGCAGCGCGCCGTCGTCCGCATGCTGCGCGAGGCGGGGGCCGCGGAGGTCCACGTCAAGATCTCCTCGCCGCCGGTCCGCTGGCCGTGCTTCTACGGCATCGACTTCGCCTCCCGTGCCGAGCTGATCGCCAACGGTGCGGCGATTGACGAGATCAGTAAATCGATCGGCGCCGACAGCCTCGCCTACATCTCGGAGGACGGCATGATCGACGCCACGCAGCAGCCGCGCGAGCGCCTGTGCACGGCGTGCTTCACCGGCACCTACCCCATCCCGCTGCCCGACGACGACCGCCTGGGCAAGAACCTGCTCGAGCGGCTCGACCCCGCCGACAAGGCCGGCGCCACGGGCTGCGATCCCGGGCCGGACGCCGAGTTCGAAGCCGTCCTGACCGACGAAGACAAGAAGGAGCGGGTATGA
- the purM gene encoding phosphoribosylformylglycinamidine cyclo-ligase — MSVSGPITYASAGVDVEAGDRAVELMKDAVRATHGEQVVGGVGGFAGLFDVSRLLTYTRPLLATSTDGVGTKVAIAQAMDIHDTIGIDLVGMVVDDIVVVGAEPLFMTDYIACGKVVPERIADIVRGIAAGCSMAGTALVGGETAEHPGLLGEHEYDVAGAATGVVEADRVLGPERVREGDVVIAMASSGLHSNGYSLVRRVIHQAGWALDRQVSELGRTLGEELLEPTRVYAADCLALARNDDAQVHGFSHVTGGGLAANLARVLPRGLEATVDRSTWELPPIFTLVSQLGSVPLPDLERTLNLGVGMVAVVGASGADAALAQLTAAGVPSWVMGGVRSASGGSTDGPDYVQGAKGVDGGSVRLVGAYA; from the coding sequence ATGAGCGTGTCCGGACCCATCACCTATGCCAGCGCAGGAGTGGACGTCGAGGCGGGTGACCGCGCCGTCGAGCTCATGAAGGACGCCGTCCGGGCCACCCACGGCGAGCAGGTCGTGGGTGGGGTGGGCGGTTTCGCCGGGCTCTTCGACGTCTCCCGCCTCCTCACCTACACGCGGCCGCTCCTCGCGACGTCCACCGACGGCGTGGGCACCAAGGTCGCCATCGCCCAGGCCATGGACATCCACGACACCATCGGCATCGACCTCGTGGGGATGGTGGTCGACGACATCGTGGTGGTCGGCGCGGAGCCGCTGTTCATGACGGACTACATCGCGTGCGGGAAGGTTGTCCCCGAGCGCATCGCGGACATCGTCCGCGGCATCGCGGCCGGCTGCTCGATGGCGGGCACCGCCCTCGTGGGCGGGGAGACCGCGGAGCACCCCGGCCTGCTCGGCGAGCACGAGTACGACGTCGCGGGTGCCGCGACCGGCGTGGTCGAGGCGGACCGCGTGCTCGGCCCGGAGCGTGTCCGCGAGGGCGATGTCGTCATCGCGATGGCGTCCTCGGGCCTGCACTCCAACGGCTACTCCCTGGTGCGCCGGGTCATCCACCAGGCCGGGTGGGCGCTCGACCGACAGGTCTCGGAGCTGGGCAGGACGCTCGGCGAGGAACTCCTCGAGCCCACGCGCGTCTACGCGGCCGACTGCCTGGCGCTGGCCCGCAACGACGACGCGCAGGTGCACGGCTTCAGCCACGTCACCGGCGGCGGCCTCGCGGCGAACCTGGCCCGCGTGCTGCCCCGCGGACTCGAGGCCACGGTGGACCGGTCCACCTGGGAGCTCCCGCCGATCTTCACGCTCGTGTCCCAGCTCGGCAGCGTGCCCCTGCCGGACCTCGAGCGCACGCTCAACCTCGGGGTGGGCATGGTCGCCGTCGTCGGTGCGTCCGGCGCCGATGCAGCCCTCGCCCAGCTCACCGCCGCCGGCGTACCGTCCTGGGTCATGGGCGGCGTCCGTTCCGCGAGCGGCGGCAGCACCGACGGTCCGGACTACGTCCAGGGCGCCAAGGGCGTCGACGGCGGATCGGTGCGGCTGGTCGGCGCCTACGCCTGA